CATCACGAGTATCGAGCGCATACAGCCCCCCCACTAGTTATTGTTGGCGGTATTATAGTAATGGCCGCACGCACGGAGCCAGCGGATTTTTTTCGCCAAGCAGAAACGCCGAGCTAATGCGCTGCAGGCCCGGGTTCTTGGAAGCTTGCCGACATCACCGCGATCGCGGTGATGTCGATTTCGTATTCGGCCGGAGTTGCCGAGGCGTGTTACGAACAGGATTCAGTGAATCCAGGCAAAAAACCTGGTGTTATGCCTTATTCAGCTTGCGAGCGCCGTTTCATCAAGCGCTCGAGGACGGGTGTAATGATGAATTCGATAGCTAGAATTTTTTTTCCTGCCGGCACCACAATCGTGTCATGCCGCGACATGAAGGCGCCATCCAACACCTCGATTAAATAGCGAAAATCGACTTGCAGCTTCTTGACATTTCGAACATGGATGATGACAAAGCTCTCTTCATCGCCTGGGATTTCCTCAGCGGCGAAGGGGTTCGAGGTATCCACGGTCGGCACGCGTTGAAAGTTGATATCCGTGCGCGAAAATTGCGGGGTGATATAGTAGACATAATCATGCATGCGATTAAGGATCATGCGAGTTGCCGAGGCGGTCGTGTAGCCCCTCACTACCCGGTCCCTGTGGATTTTTTGGATCCATTCAAGATTAATGATCGGTACGACGCCGATACATAAATCAATGTAGCGGAGAACATTCACCGAATCGGCTATTAATGCCCCGTGGAGTCCTTCATAGAACAACAAATCGGTGTCCGGCGGCAAGTCTTCCCACGCCGTGAAGGTTCCCGGCGGTTGATGGTGGCGAGCCGCCTGCTCTTCGTTATGGACATAATAGCGGCGCCGCCCACAGCCGGTATCCGCGTACCGCTTAAAGAGCCATTCGAGCTCGTCGAAAAAGTTACCTTCCGGGCCGAAATGGGTTAAATGGCGGCCTTCCCGCTCCGCCTGTTCCGCCGCGGTTTGCATCTCGGAACGATCGTAACGATGAAAACAATCGCCTTCGATGATGGCGGGTTGGAGTTGCTCGCGGCGAAACAGATGCAAAAAGGCACGCCGCATATAGGTTGTCCCGGCGCCCGATGAACCGGTCACGGCGACGATCGGATGTTTTATCGACACGCAAACATTGCCTAATTCCGAACTTAGAACGTATATACTGCGCGCTTGCGAAGTATCTTTCTAGAGTCGATCCGGGGTGCAGGGAATGCGAGCGGAGAATACGGGGGTAGGGGGCGGTTCACGCTCGGGCGGCAAATCCTCGACGGGTACCCCTATGGCGGATGCCGCTGTGATCGATAGCCGAACGCTCTACCTCCGTCTTCTGCGATATGTCCATCCCTACCGGCGTACGTTCGCTATCTCCCTCCTCAGCATGGTCCTGCTGGCATGCACCGAACCCCTCTTGCCCGCCTTGCTCAAGCCCTTGCTCGACGGCAGCTTCATCGAGCAGGACGCCGGCGCACGGCTGACGGTACCCGGTCTCCTCGTCTTACTCTTCCTATTTCGCGGGGGGATCACCTATGCCAGCGACGTGTCCGTGAACTGGGTCGCACAGAAAGTCGTGCTCGATCTTCGCCAGCAGATGTTTCGCAACCTGGTGATGCTGCCCTCGGCTTATTTCGACACCACCAATTCCAGCGTCTTGATCTCTAAACTCAGCTTCGACGTGGCGCAGGTGGCGCAAGCCGCAACGCGCGGCGTGACCGTGCTGGTCAAAGACTCACTCGCGGTGCTCGGCTTGTTCTGCTACATGCTGTACCTGAACTGGATGTTGTCGTTGACGGTGCTCATCATCGCGCCTGTGGTCGGTTTGGTGATCTTAGGCGCGAGCCGGCGTTTGCGCGTGATGAGTCAGAAAGTGCAACACTCCATGGGCGCCATCACCGAAGTGGCCCAGGAAGCGATCGATTGCCACAAGGCGGTCAAGATCTATCAGGGGCGAGATCACGAAACGGGGCGCTTCCAGCGGGCGGCGGATGAAAATCGAAAGTTCACGATGAAGATTGCGACAGTCTCCGCCGCCAATGTCCCGATCATCCAAGCGCTGATGGCAGTGGTCTTAGCCGCGGTCACCTACCTGGCGGCCACCTTATCGGTAGCCGGCACGCTGACCATCGGTGATTTCGTCGCTTTTTTTACCGCGATGACTTTACTGCTACCACCCATTAAGCGCATAACCGGCATCAACGAGCACCTGCAGCGCGGTTTGGCGGCGGCGCAAAGCGTGTTCAGCCTGATTGACGAAGCGCCGGAACCAGACAGCCGAGCGAGGGATTGCAAACGGGCACACGGGGACATCGAATATGAAAACGTCAGCCTCGTCTACGAGCCGCGCCTCAGTCCCGCGCTGAACGGGATCTCGGTCAAGATCGAAGCGGGCGAGACCATAGCGTTGGTGGGGCCCTCGGGCAGCGGGAAATCAAGCTTCGCCAATCTGCTGCCGCGGTTTTATCACCCGAGCCGGGGACGCATCCTACTCGATGGCGTGGACATTGCCGATCTGAGCTTGCACGCTCTCAGAGGGAATATCGCCCTCGTGACCCAAGAGGTGCTGTTATTCAACGACACGATCCGCAACAACATCGCCTACGGCGCGATGCGCGAGGCGAGCGCGGCGGCGATTCTCAGGGCGGTCGAGGCGGCGCATGTCAGTGACTTCATTGCGACGATGCCGGAGGGGCTGGACACCTTGATCGGCGAAAACGGCGTCCGGCTCTCTGGCGGCCAACGTCAGCGGCTTGCCATCGCGCGCGCCATCCTCAAAGATGCCCCCCTCTTGATCCTCGATGAAGCGACATCCTCGTTGGATTCCATCTCCGAGCAGCACATCCAGGCGGGACTGGATACCCTGCGCCGGGGACGCACGTGCATCATCATCGCGCACCGTTTATCGACGATAGAAAACGCCGATCGCATCATCGTGCTGAAGCACGGAAAAATAGAAGAGATCGGCACCCACGACGAGCTCCTCCGGCGCCACGGAACCTATGCCCGGCTGCACCGGCTTCAGTTCAGGTCGCATGCCGCGGCCATCGAGATGCACCCACGTCGCGGGGAAGAGACCGCGAAGATAAAAAAAACCGTGCAAGAATAATCTTCCCCGCAAGCCGCATTGACAGAAACGCCCCATGGCAAAGAAAACCAGCGCCCTCGCCGAGCCATATCCCGGCCCGGCCGATCCACCGATCCGCGTCGGGTGGCGGGAGTGGGTTGCGTTTCCCGATCTCCGCCTCCCCGCCATCAAGGCCAAGATGGACAGCGGCGCACGCACCTCGGCGTTGCATACGTTCAAACTGCACACCTATGAAACCGCTGGACACCTCAAGGTTGAATTCTGGCTCCATCCCTTGCAATGCCGGACCGATATCACGCGGGTGTGCACCGCGGACGTCGTGGATAGTCGCACCGTGAGCGATTCGGGAGGACACCGCGAGCAACGCTTTGTCATTCACTCCATCGTACGCTTCATGGACCGAGCCTGGCCGATAGAAATCACGCTCGCCAATCGCGAGGACATGCTGTTTCGCCTGCTGCTTGGGCGCACGGCGATGGCGGCCGGGGGCCTGATCGTGGATCCCGGGAAATCCTTCATCGGCGGCCGCGCCTTACGCCGTGTTTATCTCCAATCGAGCCAGGGCTTACCGGCTGTCGAGCCGCCTCCATGAAGATTGCCATACTGTCGCGCAATCCGAAACTCTATTCGACCCGCCGCTTGGTGGAGGCCGCCAAGCAGCGGCGCCATGAGGTGCGGACCCTCGATGTGCTCCGCTGCTACATGAATATCACCTCCCATCGCCCGAGTATTCATTACAAGGGGCAGCACCATGAAGAGTTCGATGCCGTGATCCCCCGCATCGGCGCGTCGGTAACCTCCTACGGCACGGCGGTGCTGCGGCAGTTTGAAATGATGGGTGTTTACCCGCTCAACGAATCGGTCGCCATCAGCCGCTCCCGGGATAAACTGCGCGCCTTGCAGTTGCTCTCGCGCAAGGGTATCGGCCTGCCGGTCACGGGATTTGCGCATAAACCCGACGATATCGAGGATCTGATCCAGATGGTCGGCGGCCCGCCGCTCGTCATCAAGCTCCTCGAAGGCACGCAAGGCATGGGCGTCGTGCTCGCGGAAACGCATAATGCCGCGAAAAGCGTGATCGAGTCGTTTTTAGGATTGAAGGTAAGCGTTTTGGTACAGGAGTACATCAAGGAAGCCGGGGGCAGCGATCTACGCTGCATGGTGATTGGCGACAAGGTGGTCGCGGCAATGAAACGCCAAAGCCGCAGCGGCGACTTCCGCTCCAACCTGCACCGGGGCGGTGCGGCCAGCCTGATCAAGATCACAGCCGAGGAACGCTCCACGGCCGTTCGCGCCGCGCAAACAATGGGGCTGAACGTCGCGGGAGTGGATATCCTGCGCTCTAATCATGGTCCGCTGGTGCTCGAAGTGAACTCATCCCCCGGACTCGAAGGCATCGAAGTCGCGACCGGCAACGACATCGCGGGCGCGATCATCGAGTTCATCGAGAAAAACGCCCGCAGCGGAAAGACCCGCACCCGAGGCAGCGGGTAAGTCATGCCGCAAGCACCCATCCGCTGCGGCGGAATCGACGTTGCCGCCGGTCAGCGCCAGCTCATCGACCTGCCGATCCCGCGTCTCTATACCCATACCGCGCTGACGATTCCGGTCCGGGTCATCCACGGCCGCCAAAGCGGTCCCAGGCTCTTTGTGTGCGCGGCGATCCATGGGGACGAGATCAACGGCGTGGAGATCATCCGGCGGGTCCTGGACGTTCCAGACCTGATCCGCTTGAAAGGAACCCTGCTGGCCGTGCCCGTCGTGAACATCTATGGGTTCATCAATCAATCGCGCTACCTGCCGGATCGGCGGGATCTCAACCGTTGTTTTCCGGGTTCGGAGCAGGGATCCTTGGCGGCGCGGCTCGCCGATGTTTTTTTCCGCGAAATCGCCGCGCTGTGCACCCACGGGATCGATCTCCACACCGGGGCCATTCACCGCGATAACCTCCCGCAAATTCGTGCCTGTATCGGCGATCCTGAAACCTTACGGATGGCGCGCGCCTTTGCATCGACCGTCATTGTCAATACCGCTCTGGTCGAAGGTTCCATGCGTAAGGCGCTGGCGAGCCGCGGGATCCCGGTCATCGTGTACGAAGCAGGCGAAGCCTTGCGCTTCGACGAGACCGCGATCCAAACGGGATTTGAAGGCGTGCTCGCCGTGATGCGGGCCCTCGGTATGTTATCCGGGCGGCGCCAAAGCGGCCATCGGCCAAAGCGGTACACGGCTAAATCAAGCGTCTGGGTGCGCGCGCCCCAGAGCGGTATCCTGCGTACCGTGGCCTGTCTCGGCGCGCGTGTCAAAAAGAATCAGCTCCTCGGGATCGTGGCCGATCCCTTCGGCGAACGCGAAGCCGCGGTTAAAACACCCGCCATCGGCATCATCGTAGGGTGCACTAAATTACCGCTCGTCAGCGAAGGCGAGGCGCTGTTTCATATCGCCCGCTTGGAGCCAACGCACACGCGTGGTCGCGGCAACGAGCGAGCGCAGGCATCGGCGTAGGTTCCCGAATCAAGGACTACCAGAAAACCATCGAGGCCGGTAACGTGCTGCTGATGGTGGATAAACCGAAAGACCAGGCTGAAGATATATTACGAGCCTGATCCTGAGTGAACATCCCGAAGTTTCAGGGGCGCGGTCGGGACCGCTGCTCCTGGCGCTACCGTAGTTTTGTTCGATGGCGCCATCCGGCGCCCGCTGGGATGCGTTGTGCATAGGCTGCAACGATGACCGCCATCGAGGCCGTTACCGCTGATATCACCACGCTGGAGGTGGATGTCATCGTCAATGCGGCCAACACCTCGCTCCTCGGCGGCGGCGGTGTGGACAGGGCGATTCACCGGGCGGCGGGGCCCGAGTTGCTCGCCGAGTGCCGTACCCTCGAAGGATGCGCGACGGGCTCCGCTAAAATCACGAAAGGCTACCGCCTGCCGGCGCGTTTCGTCATTCACACGGTCGGTCCGGTCTGGCGAGGCGGTCACCACGGCGAGGCGGACCTACTAGCCTCGTGCTACCAGCAGAGCCTCGATCTCGCTGCCCAGTACGGCCTCGCCACGATTGCGTTTCCCGCCATCAGCTGCGGGGTCTACGGGTATCCGATATGTGAGGCCGCGGCGATCGCCGTACGCGAGGTCAGGAACTTTTTAGGCCGCTCCGATGCAGTACGCAAGGTTTACTATGCCTGCTTCGGTGCAGCAATCCACCTAGCCTACCTCGATACACTCGCCGCCCCGCCCTAGGGGTACGATCAAGCATAGGTCAAAAAACCCTTGTCCGCGATCGCACAACTTTTCCGGCAACTTACCCACCAGTAGCAATTTCCCGCGAAGGCCGGGCCGCCGCCAAAGCGGCGGCAGTGAATAGTGGTCAGTGGCTAGCGAAGAAGAACTATCCACTAGTCACTCACCACTAAACACTCGCGCACCTTCGGTGCGCCAAGGCTTCGTTTACGAGCGCGTGCCGCTTTAAGGTTTTTAGTCGCCATTACGCTGTTCTCCATTTCCCGGTTCAAGTTACCTTGAATACCTTCATGACTTCGTCGCCGAGGTGGTTGATGACTTTGACGGCGATGCGCCCGGACTTCGGTTTTTCGAAGGGGCGTGAGGTGTCGCTGTTGAGGGTCGCCCAGGCTTCTTTGTTGATCTCGGCCTT
This window of the Pseudomonadota bacterium genome carries:
- a CDS encoding phosphoribulokinase gives rise to the protein MSIKHPIVAVTGSSGAGTTYMRRAFLHLFRREQLQPAIIEGDCFHRYDRSEMQTAAEQAEREGRHLTHFGPEGNFFDELEWLFKRYADTGCGRRRYYVHNEEQAARHHQPPGTFTAWEDLPPDTDLLFYEGLHGALIADSVNVLRYIDLCIGVVPIINLEWIQKIHRDRVVRGYTTASATRMILNRMHDYVYYITPQFSRTDINFQRVPTVDTSNPFAAEEIPGDEESFVIIHVRNVKKLQVDFRYLIEVLDGAFMSRHDTIVVPAGKKILAIEFIITPVLERLMKRRSQAE
- the msbA gene encoding lipid A export permease/ATP-binding protein MsbA, whose product is MADAAVIDSRTLYLRLLRYVHPYRRTFAISLLSMVLLACTEPLLPALLKPLLDGSFIEQDAGARLTVPGLLVLLFLFRGGITYASDVSVNWVAQKVVLDLRQQMFRNLVMLPSAYFDTTNSSVLISKLSFDVAQVAQAATRGVTVLVKDSLAVLGLFCYMLYLNWMLSLTVLIIAPVVGLVILGASRRLRVMSQKVQHSMGAITEVAQEAIDCHKAVKIYQGRDHETGRFQRAADENRKFTMKIATVSAANVPIIQALMAVVLAAVTYLAATLSVAGTLTIGDFVAFFTAMTLLLPPIKRITGINEHLQRGLAAAQSVFSLIDEAPEPDSRARDCKRAHGDIEYENVSLVYEPRLSPALNGISVKIEAGETIALVGPSGSGKSSFANLLPRFYHPSRGRILLDGVDIADLSLHALRGNIALVTQEVLLFNDTIRNNIAYGAMREASAAAILRAVEAAHVSDFIATMPEGLDTLIGENGVRLSGGQRQRLAIARAILKDAPLLILDEATSSLDSISEQHIQAGLDTLRRGRTCIIIAHRLSTIENADRIIVLKHGKIEEIGTHDELLRRHGTYARLHRLQFRSHAAAIEMHPRRGEETAKIKKTVQE
- a CDS encoding RimK/LysX family protein, giving the protein MAKKTSALAEPYPGPADPPIRVGWREWVAFPDLRLPAIKAKMDSGARTSALHTFKLHTYETAGHLKVEFWLHPLQCRTDITRVCTADVVDSRTVSDSGGHREQRFVIHSIVRFMDRAWPIEITLANREDMLFRLLLGRTAMAAGGLIVDPGKSFIGGRALRRVYLQSSQGLPAVEPPP
- the rimK gene encoding 30S ribosomal protein S6--L-glutamate ligase; its protein translation is MKIAILSRNPKLYSTRRLVEAAKQRRHEVRTLDVLRCYMNITSHRPSIHYKGQHHEEFDAVIPRIGASVTSYGTAVLRQFEMMGVYPLNESVAISRSRDKLRALQLLSRKGIGLPVTGFAHKPDDIEDLIQMVGGPPLVIKLLEGTQGMGVVLAETHNAAKSVIESFLGLKVSVLVQEYIKEAGGSDLRCMVIGDKVVAAMKRQSRSGDFRSNLHRGGAASLIKITAEERSTAVRAAQTMGLNVAGVDILRSNHGPLVLEVNSSPGLEGIEVATGNDIAGAIIEFIEKNARSGKTRTRGSG
- a CDS encoding succinylglutamate desuccinylase/aspartoacylase family protein, with product MPQAPIRCGGIDVAAGQRQLIDLPIPRLYTHTALTIPVRVIHGRQSGPRLFVCAAIHGDEINGVEIIRRVLDVPDLIRLKGTLLAVPVVNIYGFINQSRYLPDRRDLNRCFPGSEQGSLAARLADVFFREIAALCTHGIDLHTGAIHRDNLPQIRACIGDPETLRMARAFASTVIVNTALVEGSMRKALASRGIPVIVYEAGEALRFDETAIQTGFEGVLAVMRALGMLSGRRQSGHRPKRYTAKSSVWVRAPQSGILRTVACLGARVKKNQLLGIVADPFGEREAAVKTPAIGIIVGCTKLPLVSEGEALFHIARLEPTHTRGRGNERAQASA
- a CDS encoding O-acetyl-ADP-ribose deacetylase, whose product is MTAIEAVTADITTLEVDVIVNAANTSLLGGGGVDRAIHRAAGPELLAECRTLEGCATGSAKITKGYRLPARFVIHTVGPVWRGGHHGEADLLASCYQQSLDLAAQYGLATIAFPAISCGVYGYPICEAAAIAVREVRNFLGRSDAVRKVYYACFGAAIHLAYLDTLAAPP